The window TTTCAATGCAACCTTTTGTATTACAGACTTATCATTTGAAAACTAAAAAATTTGGCAAAGGTCGTAAGGAGTTATAAGAAGTTAACCAAGTATTTTCTGAACATCTTCCCTTTACACTCACATGCAATGTTTTGTTTGGTTCCACAGTGTTCTCGCTTCTCACGGTGTTGGTATCAGCATTCGAAGACATCCCTCCCCCCTCCACCCCCTCCTGCCCCTGCGCCAGGATCTACATGCCCCTCTGCGCCTCCAACGGAGTGACGTACAACAATAAGTGCGAGTTTGAGTGCGCGCAGCGGAATTTGGCAAATACGGGGGTGCAAATTGGAGTGATAAGGCATGGACGATGCGAAGAGCCGAGTGGTTATTATGATGCTTAGTCCCTGTTTAAATAGGTAGGTGGTCTTTAGTAACAATTAACGCATCAGGTGAGGTTTTGGTGTGACAGCACGGACGATTTGTAATCATTTTAACCGTCATCTGAAACCTTTTATGGAAAATACTTGCCTAGAATCGAGGCTAGAAATACAATTAACTGGACCGCGTGTAAAATAAGCTTGAAAGTTAACTCCGACGTTTCTCAGACGTCGATAATGTCTTCATGGTCCTGGAGAAAAACTGGCAAAAATTGAACACGATGATGTTCTTTTAGAGCTGCTCTAACATTAGTAGAAGTTGAC of the Cydia amplana chromosome 14, ilCydAmpl1.1, whole genome shotgun sequence genome contains:
- the LOC134653795 gene encoding serine protease inhibitor Kazal-type 1-like, with the protein product MKLILVFSLLTVLVSAFEDIPPPSTPSCPCARIYMPLCASNGVTYNNKCEFECAQRNLANTGVQIGVIRHGRCEEPSGYYDA